The DNA segment GAACATCATGTTGCTGTCATTGACGCCGACAGCTTGGGCCACATAGCGGACGGGCAGGTAGGTGCGGTCATTTTTGATATAGGGGGCTACATCCATCGTCGATTCCACACCGCCGATGTTCAGTTTGCTGTTGCCGATTTGGAAGAGGGCGGTGCGTTTTTGTTCGCCGGGAGCCGGGGTGATGACTTTGGCCACGGTCACTTGGACAGCGGTGCTTTGGTCGAATTCGCCGGGGTCGATGACGCCGGCATTGCCGGATACTTCTGCGCCGGTGTTGTCATAGTACTTAGCGGCGTCTTTGTCGTTTTCCACGACGGCGCTGCCTTTGATCTTGGCGGTGACGTCACCTTCGGGAATGGTCCGGTTAAGGTCTGCTTTGATATCGGAGATCTTGACCTTGCTGGCTTGGGTACTGCCGGCTTTGACAGGGATCGTCAGGAAGGAGCCGTCCTTGGAGATGTTGTCCGTATCCAGTTCCAGGTTGCCTTCGACCACTTGGACGGTCGGGGTGGAGGACCATTCGACGCCGTCAGACAGTTCCACCATGATGTTCCGGTAGGCGCCGTCAATCTTGTCGCTCATGATCCGGCCTTTATCGGTCTCGGCGATGACGATATCGCTCAGGGCTTGGTTCTTGACGCCGACGCGAAGCTCCCGAGCTTCGGCGGTGGCAGTGACGGCTTGCACGGCTTTGCCCAGAATGGCTTCGCCTTGGGCGCCGGCACGACCGGATACAACAGCTTTGATATCCCCTTGGGCGTCGCCCTTCACGGAGACTTCCAGCGTTACTTCGAGTTCGGCTTTGCTGGTTCCGACGCCGTTGCCGGTGTAGGTGAACTCGATATAGCTGTCTTTGCCATTTACGGTCGGCTCGACAAAGGCATCACTGGCGCCCGTTTTGACGTCCCAGTTTTTGATGTTGGTCACTTTGACCCAAGAGGGCAGATCCACGCGAATTTTACGTCCTTTGAACAGGGAGCCGGCGATGTTTTCTTTGATGCTGAGCTTGGTCAATTCGTTGTCATACTGACCGGCCAGGGCGGTTTTCAATTCGCCTTTGGCGGCGATGGCTGTGCCATAGTCGGCGTAGGTAGCCACAGTGATGTCGGCGTCGGACACGTCGCCTGTTTTTCCTTCTACAGAAGCGACGATATCGCCGTATTTCGCATCAGAACCGACATTGATGCCAGGGGTGATTTCAATGATGCCGCGGTCGGCGCCGGTGCCGCTGAGGTCGCCATATACCTTCAGGGTGCGGTCGCCATCGACAACGGTCGTGAAGGTGACGCCGCTGAAGCCGGCCAGGCCGTTGACCAGGGTGTCGTTGGCATCCAGAGCATCGTCAATCCATTTGTAGTTGTTGGGCAGTTTGACGGTAAAGAGGGGGTCTTTTGTGGTATCCGTCGCCGTTACTTTCTCCAGCGATCCGGCATAGTTTTCTTCGATGCGAATGATACCGCCACGGGCATCCTGCTCACCAATGGTTTGGACTTTGATGCAGGAAGCAGCGGTCTTCTGTCCCGTTGCCACACGGCCGATAACATACTTGCCGCCGGTGACGCCGGAGTCAAGGGGATTAACGGTCGCTTCAATATCGCCGCCGTCAAATCCATCCACTTTAATCAGCGGTTGAATGGAGATCATGTCTTGGATATTGTTGTCCTGGAGGCCGGAAGGCGTTTGAATCGTCAAGGTGTAGTCGCCGCTTTTGGTAACAGTGAATCCATAGTGACTGCCACTGTTGGAGAGTGGTTTGACGCCATCAACGGGGTCGTTGTAGTAAACCATATCGTAGACAGCGTTAGAGGCAAACTTGATTCCCGAGGGCAGTGTATAGGTGAAGGAAGTCGCTCCTTGGATATCATTGGTGAAATCGCTATCTTCTTTCAAGGTCAGTTTGCCCAGCTTGACACTGGTCGCATCGTCTGCGATGCTCTTTACAATATCAACAGAGTTGTTGGACATGGCCATCGCTGCCGGAGTCAGCATCGTCGTCATGATTAAGGCTGTGGAAATAGAAGCGACTGTCTTTTTCAGCTTGTTCACAAAAGTTCCTCCTACATTTTAGTGATTGCTTTCTTTTTCTCTTCCGGTCTCTTGGCTTTGTGCTGTCGTCTTTATCGCGGCAGCATCCCCCCTTTATCTATCGTCATCAGGTCGATTGGTTGTCTGTTTGCCGTCTGATATAAAAGTTCGCGCCGTCTGACCCCTTTCTGTCCATCGCCATTCATCCATTTTATTCCTTATCATCTCTGCACCGTCAGGTAGTTGTGTTCTCTTTCGCAGAACCGATATAATGAAGGTACTTAAAATCAAAAGGAGGGGGTTTCATGGCTACACGTTTTCTAATTCAGTTATTCGCAATGACCATCTTCTTTCTGTCTCTTGTCCCTGCTGCCCTCGCTTCAATGGAATGGCGTTCTACAGGGCCGCAAACTCCTGCACAGGTGATCAAAGCTACGAAGGATCTGCCGCCGGAACAGTACTATCTATTGATGGACGGCAAACTCTACCGGGCCAACAGTGATGATGCGTTTACCTTGCTTAGCAACGACAAGGTCTGGGACACTTATGTCAAGGACGACGGAACCCTGTATGCGCTAAAGGGAGCGGATAAAAAGTCCTTGACGATTGAGAAATGGGACAACGCCCTGCAACAGTGGTCAAAAGTCTGTAATGCCCCAGAGGACACCGTACATTTTGCTGTCGCCTCGAACGGAGCTGTCATTTTCGGGATCAATCGTCCCGGCACGCACATATGGAAACTGAACTTGACCCCGGCCGGCGACGCCAACTGGATCCAGAAATCCGAAAACGGCGGATACCGTTTTGCATCCACTCCTGATGGGATCGTCTTCACCCGAGAAGAACAAGAGGTGGGCAACAAACGCAGCACGGATTATGGTTCTACATGGCGGACTGTTCAGGGAGCGGAAACCTTTGAACAGTACTACGTCTCGCCGAATTACAGAGAAGACGACTCCGTCTTCGCAATCAGCGGTCACGGGAGGGTATATAAGTCCACCAGCCGTGGCGAGGCTTGGACCGATGCGACGGACGGAATCGAGCAGCATCCTCCCTTTACCGCCTTGGCCTTTTCGCCCAGTTTCAATCAGGATCAGACGCTGTACGTGGCGGATAAAGAGGGAAAGCTCTATATTTCAAAAGATCGCGCAGCTTCCTGGGCTTCTATCAATGTGCATCTCCCCGGAGGACAGACCTTAACCAGCCTGGTTATCTTGCCGAATCAAAAGATTGTCGCCGGAACCGACAGAGGCCCTGTGCTTCTGAAAGACACCACTCCCGCCTCATCGAAACCGCCGAAGACGCAGAAGGAACCTATGTCGGTTACCTTTACCCTCGGCAAAGACACCTACCGGATCAACAATGACGAGTGGCAAATGGACGCGCTTCCCTATTATAAAAATGACCGTCTCTATGTGCCGGTCCGATATCTGTCCAATGGACTCGGGATAACTGACAAGAATATTCAATGGAATGATGAAACCCATGAAGTGACACTGACCAGAGGCGCTCAGAAGGTCAAATTGTACACAGACAAACGGGTAATGCTCGTAAATGACAAGGCCACGTTGATCGATGTCTATCCTGAGATGACGAATGACCGCCTCTACCTGCCGATGCGCTGGGTTGCCGAGGCTTTTGGCGCCACCGTCTCCTGGAACGCCTATGACCGCGCAGCTACCCTCGTTTACGAAAAAAACGCAGAATGAAAGGAATGAGTGGAACTTTCCACTCATTCCTCTTGTCTAATGTAATGTCACTGGTTTTGTTCTGGTGATTGATGGGGGAGAGGAATTCTGTCTGATCATAAAGATCTCATCCTCGCCGCCCAGTCCGGCGACAGCCAAGCGTTTTCACAGCTCGTGGAACTGTACCAAAAACGTGTCTACGGTTTAGCCGTACACCTGACCGGTAATCTCGATGATGCGAATGATTTGGCGCAAGAAGCGTTCATCCGCGCCTATCGATATATCGGAAGCTTCCGGTTAGAGTCCGATTTTGGCACTTGGCTGCACCGGATTACGGTGAACACGTGGATCAATATGAATCGCAAAGGCCGCAATGTGGTCATTGAGTCTTTGGATGAGGACTGGAATGACAGCACCAAGGCCAGTCGAGAGGTGGCTGCCACGACAGGCGACCCGCTCGAAGCCTTCGAATCGGCAGAATTCAAGACCATGCTTCATCAGGCGCTCCAGCAGTTGTCCGATGAACACCGGACCGTCTTGGTTCTGCGAGAGATCTACGATTATTCCTATGAAGAGATTGCGACGGCGACCGAGACTTCTCTCGGCACGGTGAAGTCTCGCATCAACCGGGCCAAGTCGCAGATGCGCAGTGTCTTATCATCGTTAGCCGGTCAGTTTGGCTTTCTTCTGCCTGGTGAGACGACACAAAGGAGGTGAGCATCATGAAGCCCGTTCGTAACGGCATGACACAAGTTCATGAGTTTGAGTTGTGGCGGCAGGCCGAACTGGCGTTACGGCAGCTTCCACTGGAGATGCAGCCTCCTGATCGTTTTGCCGCTCAAATAATGGAACGCATCGCCCGGGAACAGATAACACCGCTTCCCGTACCGTCGTCATCAACCCGTCCGGTTGATATGCGTCGCTGGGTGGCTTCCGCCGCTGTATTTCTGCTGGCCCTTGGGACAGGAAGTGGCGTCTATGTGGCGATGCAATCGTCATCGCCGACAGGTCCTTCTCCTTCCGTGGTGGCGCAACAAGATGTTGTTCCAGACTCACTGCCGAAACAAAGTGCAGGGGATGTCAGCAAATCTTCTGTAGCGAATGGCGAGACCCCGAGTCAGGCAGACGACCTGTCTGGGAATTCTCCTGCCAACGCTCCCAAAGTGACCGTTCAGACCCCACAATCGTCGGTAGGAAAAAGCCAACCGTCGGTTGCGCCGGTCGCTCCCCCACCGGATACGGCAAACGATCTCTCCGTAGCCAAAAGTGAGAGGACCTACCTGTTAAGCAAGCCCATGGTCATTCAACGGACACTTCTTCGCTATCGCGTCGCTTCTCTTGACACCAGCGTCGAAGCCGTGAAAAAAGCAATCGCCCAGGTCAACGGACAGCTTGGCAGTGTGAGCTTGCAGCAGTCTCAAGGACTTACCATTCAGAACCTGACGGTTAAGTTGCCGCCTGATCGACTGCAAGCGTTTATTCAGGCGCTCTCACTTGGCGCGCTGGTGGAAAACAAGAGCGACAATCAGGATGTGACGAACAGCTATCAGGATATGGTAACACAGGTCAATTTCCTGAAAGGTCAGTTGAGCACGACCCCTGCGGCGCAACAACCTGCCTTGTCAAATAAGATTCAATCGTTAGAACGGCAAATTACTACCTTGGACCAGGAATCAGCCACGCATACCGTGGTTCTGATGATGGAAACAGAAAATGGACAATGATGCTACCGATTACTAGACTGTCGACAACGAACTTTGTCGACAGTCTTTTTTTCTGGCCCAAATTAGGTTCGTCGGCGGGGAACTTTGGGAATGTCAAAATTGGGTTAATGTGTAGCAAGTTAGGCTGTGTCATTATTGATTTTTTTGTAATTTCGAGATATATTAGGAAATAAATATTTTGCAAGGAGTGGTGATTATGGTGAATCGGAAAGTCGTGATTGGAGCATTCGTTCTCTTTCTACTAACACTGACCTTTGCATCGAGCGCATTTGCGGCCACAAATAACAGTGTCAGTGACCTCCCCGTTGTCGACGCCGACAAGAATGAACAAAAATTAGGGGTTTTGTCTTTACAGGAGGATCCCGATTTCCCAGAGGATCTTCAGTCTAACGGTACGGTAACGATTGAGTTTCCACCAGGAGTGACGATTGACGACACGTCAGTTAGTGTAGAGAAAATGGTCTATTGGCAAGTATATCCAGACGAATTTGATGTGATTACGCACTTCGGTGGTCAAGTAAGAAAAATTGACGATTCTGTGTTACAAATCACCCTACCCAACACGTCACGTCAAAACAGAGAAGCCATCACCATAACGCCTTACGTCAAAGTGGGCACTATTTTAGGGGATAACATCGAGGTTCGGATTGACGGTTCCGACGCGGGAATTACCAACGGGACATACGAATTAGCGAAAGTTAGTTCCCCCACAGATCCGAATAAACCCATAATTCTTTTTAACTTATCTGATCCGGACCTGTCTATAGACGGTACAATGGCAACGATAAGCACCAACGTATTTCCCTTAAGTTCAAAGGGAATTGACCGTCCAGCTACAATCGCATTTCTTTTACTTGACGGAAACGAGCCCATTCAAATGGCCGCACTGACAGGCGACTTAGTAAATAAACGTCTCCAGGCTTCTTTCCAACTTACGAAGAACCAGAATTATTCCTTCAAATGTGTTGTCTGGGAAGACGTGAAACACCGCAGGCCATTGTCATCTGAAAAAACAGTTTCCATTTCGCCCACAATGCCTTAATCATCCATTTTACACTACTAGAAGAAAACACCGCTTCTAAGTCTGACGGCTTAAAAGCGGTGTTTATCTTTTGTCCGGTGGATAATGGCTACTGTCCACTTTCCATTTGTTTGTACCTGTCAATTTTTCGTATCAACTCGTCCAGTAAGACGGCGGCTAATGCTCTCGTCGCTGGTTCGTCCGATTTAAGCGACTCACTTTCTTCTACTTGGGACCCGTCCGAAAAACGGTCCGGAAATCCCATACGTGCTCGCTTCTCTTGAACAAATTGCAATAGTTGCTTTCCTGTGACGACGCCTGGTTGCATCCAAAAACCACTTTCCGCTGCGCTGGTTTCATCTCCGCCAAAGAGTCGTCCATAGAGCAGCCGCAACTCCTGCCGGTCAATGGGCTCATCGGGACGGAACGTCCGGTCCGGATAGCCGCGGATGATTCCCCGTCTCCACAGATGGGTCAGGGATTTCTCCGCCCAGTGTCCAGAGAGGTCTTTAAGCTCCCCGCCATTCCGTTTTGGTATGGTCATATACCTACCGATCACCTGCCCACCCGCAGAAGTCGCCACGATTTGGTACCCGCTCTCTCCGGGACTGGGCACTGTCCACCAGGCATATTCCCCGTTGGCGAGCACAGGCACATGGATTTTTTCATTTCCTAGGCTGGGATAGATCCATATGTCGGTTCCGTTGGTCTTGCCAAGAATAAACAACTGTTGATCGACGGGAATAAGCGATGTGCTCAGGGTGATCTGCGGCTCATTGGACGGTTTCCCTGTTCCAGCTACGGTCACCGCCCCGGCATAATGAGCTCCGGCGCTCGCCGGTTCGGCAATGGGCGACCATTGGATCGTTGCGCCAGACGCGATCAGTTCGGCCGGTACAGGCAAGCCTTGCTTGGTTACAGCCGTCAGAGAAAATAGCGGTATCCGCTCATTTTTAGCGGTCACGATCTCTTTTTTCCGTTTGTCATACTGCTGGACCAAGGCCATGCGAGGCGCGGCGCTCTCAATGATACGAAGCGCTTGTATTTTGTTGTCGCTGCCGAGCGTCATCCATCCCCATGCGTCAATTGGAATCGCCGTGAGATCAACGGGCATATCCCAGCGTTGTAGCACGGCATCCGGCTTTAGCTCACAACGGTGCAACCGTTGAAACTGGTCGGTGAAGTAGATCAGCCTGTCTTTCGCTGAGGCGAAAACGATCTTTCCCCAGAGAGACTCGCTTGTGGCTGCCACGCCATAGGCTTTTTTATCCTGTCCGACGAGGTTCGCCTGTAAATAGTCGCCGCTGCGCAATTCCCGGAGGTCTACTTTCTCACCGTTGCGCCGTATCGTTGCGCCGCTCAGGACGGGCAGTGCGCCGTACCCTTCCATCTCCATCTGATCTCTATCTGGAGACTTTGTCAGCAGGCCTTGCACGACCGTGCGCACAGACTCAATCTGGGTAACTTCCTGTCGTTGCGGGTCAATGGTCAGACGAACCTGGCTCCCCGGCAAAATCGTGTCAGCTTGGCGATTGGTCAGGATCGGCCCCGGAACAAAGGCCTCTCCTTCCGGTTTTATGACGGTATGGATGGGCAATCCCGGTGAGGCGTGATAGACTTTTTTGTCGCCGATCAACGTCAACTCTTCTTTTTCCGTTGACCATTGCTCAAGTCTTCCTTCTGTTTTTTGGTAAACCGCATCCACTTGCATGGCTTTCTGACTGCCCGGATGGATCCAGACAAAGGCGGCGGCGCCTTTCGCCTCAACGGGCCATATCGGTGTTCCCTGGCCGTTGACCGTGATTTTTGCTGCCGTATCAAGGGCATAGGCATGATCTGCCAACCTGGGCTCTATCGGAAGGATATAGTTTTTGCCTCCGGCGACAGCCACCTCTGCGCCTTGCAATCGTACGGCCCGCGACATGGCATAGATGCATCGGGGAGACTGATAGAACTGGGTTCCCCTGGGGAAGGTCGCCTCAGCTTCTTTCTTCAACTGGTCATTGAATACCCATTGCAGCGCCACTGACTGATTCCGAGTCATCTCCTGCAAAGAGGCGTTGCCGGAGGGGCTGGATTCAAGTAACGGTTGCCCCATCACTAAGGCAAACGGTTGCTGGTCAACGGTGATCCGCGCGCCGGTAACAGTTACACGGTATGTGCCAGACTGGGGTTTTGCGATGATGACTTGCTCGACGTTGTTTTTCTGGTCCCGCCCGATTATACCCATGTGCGCATTGCCCGTATAGGTGGTCCCATCTGGAGCGGTAACGGTTACATCGAGATCATTGACGAGCCGTCCCTCTTGATCGATGGGGTCTGTCCAGGCGAGCGTGATTTTCAAGGGCGCTTGATCTGTCCATGCTTTCACTTCATAGCTTTTCTTCCCGTCAGGGCCAATGCCTTCTACATCGTCAATCGAGGAAAAGCTCCGCTCATTAAGGGATAATATGGTCCGGCCGACATCGAGGAGACCAAAGGTGGTTTTGTCGGCGGACTTGTTTTCTGTATAGTTCCGCGCCCCGTTGATCAGGGCAGCTTTCAACAATGCCGCGGAAGGATTCCTGTCCTCTATCTCCCGGTAATACTGCCGCAACAGCGCTGTCGCGCCACCGGTGGCCGCCGCGGCCATGCTTGTCCCCTGCATCCGGCGGTACAGGTGTTCTTCATCTTCGGGAACTCCGGGCAAACGCGGCGCTGTCGAGATGATGGCCATCCCCGGCGCCAGCAGATCCGGCTTGATTCGCCCGTCTGTCGTCGGCCCCCGGCTGGAGAGCTCGGCCATCTGTTGGATATCGCCGCCGCCGGAGGAACCGTTCGGGCGGGCGCTGGCCGACGCGCCGACGACGAGGGCGTTTTTGCTGGTTCCCTCACAGGTCAGGCTGTTCGGATCGGGTCCCCTGTTTCCTGCACCGAATACGGCGAGAAAGTCTTTATGCAAGAAAGAAAACCGGTCTGTCTCCAGGGCTGTTTTGTTGTATGTATTTCCCGGCGTTCCCCATCCGTCTACATGGATGTGGGCGTTCGCTTTGTAGGCGGGTTCGTATAGTTTGCTTATATCTTCCGGCGGCGCCACTTGGCCCGATTTGTCGATGATCCCCTGGATATAGAGGCTCGCCTGCGGGGCGACACCTCGATATTTTCCTTGTGACGCCGCGCCCGTGCCGGCGGCGATGCCGGCCATGTGGGTGCCATGTCCGCTGTCGTCGGCGATGGGTCCATCGGCCCAGGACTTGATGTTCAGGACTTTCGGCACGTTTCCCGGCAGGCTTTTGAAGTCTGGATGGAGATCATTCATATTGCCGCTGTCCAGCCCGCTGTCGGCGATGGCGATGACCTCTCCCTGCCCTTGAATCCCTTTTTTGTGGATGACCTCCGGCACAGCCACCAGCGACGCGCCGATGATATCCCGGGTCCGGTCGTTTAAGAGTTCGGGCCTGGCCTGCGTTGTCGCCGTCGCCGCCGTAGGCGCTCCCGCCGCAAAGGCACTCTTCCCCATGGGCAGTCCGCCCCAGGTCAGGACAAGGATCAGGCCCATCGCTATTGATCTTCCCAGGGAGCCGACACGTTTCATTGGTCTCATCTCCCAATCGTGGGGCTTTATCGCTTCCCTTGTCGCAGCACGGCCCAAACGAACCGCGGCAGGTTTAGCTGCCGCTTCCACCGCGCCGGTTCTTTGACAAGCCGGTAGAGCCATTCCAGATGCCACTGCTGGCACCATTGGGGCGCTCGCTGGACACGTCCGGAGAAGACATCGAGGCTGCCGCCGATGCCGATGGCAACGATGTCGTTCAGTGTGGTCGCCCGAAAAAAGTCTCGAATCCATTGTTCCTGTCGGGGCGCGCCCAAACCAACAAAAAGCAGGCGGGGCTTCGCTGCGTCGATCTGCAGGTGGAGCGCCGCCTGTTCTGATGCTGATATATAGCCATGGGCGGTGCCGGCGATTTGTAAACCGGGAAAACGGTCACACAAACGCCGGGCGGCTTCCTCTGCAACAGATCGCTCTTCCTCTGGGGAGGCCTCTTTCCGTCCAGGTTTGCCTCCATAGAAAAAGCAGGGCCAACCCTGTTTTGCCGCTCGGGCCAGGAGGTCGGCCATCAAATCGATGCCGGTGACTCGCTCTGCCACCGGTTTTCCGAGTATGGACGCTGCCCAGACCACACCGATCCCGTCGGCAGTGACCAGGGAGGCTTCGGAGAGCAGTTGTCGTATGGATGGGTCATGGTGGGCGCTATAGAGGATTTCAGGATTTGCTGTGACGATTTGATGGCGACCGCCTGATTTGATCCGTCTTTCGATTTCCTGAATCGCCCCCGCCATCGTTAGCCTGTGCACCGGTGTTCCGAGGATATTTACCGTTTCAAGGATATTTGCCGTTTCGATGCTTCTGTTCCCTTCTATCCCGTTCATTTGCCCCATGGCTTTGTGGCCTCCACGCTATGGATTATCTCTCTGCCTTCCAGCAGTTGCAGGGCCATGCGGGCCGTTTTTTCAGAGCGCTCACTCATCTGTTCGGCCCAAAGGCGCGCTCTTTTCCTCTCCCCATCATAGTCGTCCAGTATCCGTTCCACTTCGACCATGAGTGTGTCCGGATTGAGCGGCGTCCCATCTCCAAAAGCCGGACGTTTCATCTCATTCATCATGTCTCTCACCTTGGGATCATAGGCGATCCCCACGACAGGCACGCCCTGCATGGTCGCAAAGATCAACGCATGCAACCGGACGCCAATCACCAGGTCCGATGCGCCGATGATGTCGATGGACTCTTGGAAGTCCGCATGATGTTGGATCACCTGGACAGACGGGTGCTGGAGCCGACTGGCCAATTCGATGCTGTACGGGGTGTCTTCTGTACGGTGCATCGGCAGAAAGGAAACGCGCCATCCCCGTGTGAGGAGGTACTCGGCGACGGCCAGCACCGATGATTCGAGTTCGGCAAAGTCCGGCCAGCGCCGCAGGCAAAAGACCGCCTGTTTGCGCCCTGTTTCCGCTGCACGCCGGCTCCCCTGCCTGTTGTATAAGGAGAACACAGGGTCCGCCGTTACGACAATGGGGGGGGCATTTACCCCCCACTGGCGCAATCGCTCTTGTGATGCAAAATCTCGCAGTGTGATTAAATGGGCTTTGTTGGCCACCATGCGGATCAATCTTTGGCCAAAGGCGCGACGCACAGGGCCGATCCCCTGGGCGTAAAACATCACTTTTCTTCGAAACAGACGGGCAAGCGCGATGACGAGCAGGTAGTATGGAATCGTAAGGACACCGGTCACATCCTGCAGGAGACTGCCGCCGCCGCTGATCACCAGGTCGGCCCGCAACAACGCCGTGATGACGGAAAAGGGGTTGTAGCGGTGTACCGCTTCCACCTGGTGCAGTCGTCGGGTGAAGGCCGGCTTTCCGGATAAGACGACGATGTGCACATCAGGACGCAACCGCTGCAGCGTTTCTATCATGGCTTTGAGCAGCGCCTCATCGCCTGCGTTGTCATATCCGAAATAACCGGAAAGTACAATTGTGGCCACGTATTTCCCTTCTCCCGGCACTAGAGTCCCGATCTAGCCGTATTTTAACACGACTGGTCTCCAGTTGCCAACCTGCGCCGCCCTTTCCCTTCCGATTCGCGCCCTCTCTCCTCTCATCGCGCTTGGTTCAAGAAAGAGGTGATCACCGTGGCGGCTTCGGCCCGCGTCGTCGAACCCCAGGGATCAAAGCGGCCATCGGGACGGCCGCTGATCAAACCGGCGCGCACCGTCTGGGCGACGCTGTCTCGCAAGTTCTCCGATGTATCGTACCAATCGGAAAAGTTCTCCGGTGATTTCCCGCTGCTCAACAGCATCCTTCCGTTGAGCGCTCGACCCAGCCAGGCGGCCATGTCTTGACGGGTGATCGGGCTGTCCGGCGAGAAAATGCCGCCGTCCGTGACGATCCCCTGTTGCATCGCCTGGCGGAGCGCGCCGGCAAACCAGGCGTCGGCCCGGACATCATCGAAGGGCACCGGTCCCGCCATCGGCGTGCTCTTGCCGACGACACGCATCAGCAGGGTGAGAAACTCGGCCCGGGTCATCGGCTTATCGGGATCGAAGACCTTTGACGCCGTGCCGTTGATCAGGCCGCGCCCGGCCAAGGCTTCCACCTGCGGGCGCGCCCAATGGCCCACTAGGTCGATAAAGGGCGCTTGCGCCGCGCTGCCGTAGAGATTCGCGCCTGTGCTCCCATAACCCTGAGCGCCGTAGGCTCCGTAACCGCCAGGATAGGTGCCATAGCCGCTGGTGGCCCCGTACTGGCTTGGATTATAGCCCGGTGTGTTCACGCTGTAACCCGGCCCGTACCCGGGTCCAAATCCTGGAGGGTAACCGGCGGGCGTCTGCTGCTGGGCCGAGTTGAATCCCGGGTATCCGTAACTGCCCGGTCCGACGTTTGGACTTGTGCCGGGAAACAACGTGCTGGCGCCGGTCGGTGTCTCGAACAAGGCGAAACGGCCGAACTCTTCGACCCGCGCGTTCACGGACCGGTCGGCTGTGTTGACAGAACTGGACACCTCTGACCAGGTGCTGCCGTTCAGCCGGTAAATCCTCAATGAAGCGGGATTGCTGACCCGCCAGTAATCGTAAAAGAAGGAGAGGTAGACGGGATCATCATTGAAATCATCATCGGAATAGCCGTTGTCGCTGTAGTTTGAGTATTTGATCAGGGAGAATTCGTAGGCCGAGCCGACCCGCACCTTTCCGGGCGGCGCTGACGCGGCGTTGTCCACGTACTCCTGTAGTCCCACGGCAGAACCGCCGGAATCTTCGGACCGGTCCAGGTATTTCGACGGGATCTTCAGTTCCACATCAGGCGTGCTGATCCGCACGCTACCGTCAGAGTACCCTTTGAAGGCGCCTCCTGCAAAGGCGACAAAGCGGTTTTTTTCCGTTTTCACCGATTCATCGCTACCGTCGATGTCCCCGGGGTTGATGAGGACGATGTCCGACGGAGACACAGTGAAATCCAACGCGCCTTCCAAGGCGTCGGCGATATGGGTGCGGTCTTTAGACCGGCCGGAACTGCCGGTGCTGCTGTCGTATTCATCGGTCCGTTCACTCGCCTCGTTCGAAGCGTTGCTTTCCCGCGCCGGATCGGTGCCGGATGTCGCTTTATAGGCTTTTACATAGCGGTTATACCGCGTGTCCGGCGTCAGGCCCGATTCCCGGAACGAAGTCTTGTTCGCGTCCACCCGGCCGATCAGGTCATCGTTCTCGTCGTAAATCTTGAAGCCGGTCTCGCCGTAGGAGTTGTCCGTCCAGGACCAGAGGATCTCCCGGCTTCCCTGTTTC comes from the Heliomicrobium gestii genome and includes:
- a CDS encoding S8 family serine peptidase — its product is MKRVGSLGRSIAMGLILVLTWGGLPMGKSAFAAGAPTAATATTQARPELLNDRTRDIIGASLVAVPEVIHKKGIQGQGEVIAIADSGLDSGNMNDLHPDFKSLPGNVPKVLNIKSWADGPIADDSGHGTHMAGIAAGTGAASQGKYRGVAPQASLYIQGIIDKSGQVAPPEDISKLYEPAYKANAHIHVDGWGTPGNTYNKTALETDRFSFLHKDFLAVFGAGNRGPDPNSLTCEGTSKNALVVGASASARPNGSSGGGDIQQMAELSSRGPTTDGRIKPDLLAPGMAIISTAPRLPGVPEDEEHLYRRMQGTSMAAAATGGATALLRQYYREIEDRNPSAALLKAALINGARNYTENKSADKTTFGLLDVGRTILSLNERSFSSIDDVEGIGPDGKKSYEVKAWTDQAPLKITLAWTDPIDQEGRLVNDLDVTVTAPDGTTYTGNAHMGIIGRDQKNNVEQVIIAKPQSGTYRVTVTGARITVDQQPFALVMGQPLLESSPSGNASLQEMTRNQSVALQWVFNDQLKKEAEATFPRGTQFYQSPRCIYAMSRAVRLQGAEVAVAGGKNYILPIEPRLADHAYALDTAAKITVNGQGTPIWPVEAKGAAAFVWIHPGSQKAMQVDAVYQKTEGRLEQWSTEKEELTLIGDKKVYHASPGLPIHTVIKPEGEAFVPGPILTNRQADTILPGSQVRLTIDPQRQEVTQIESVRTVVQGLLTKSPDRDQMEMEGYGALPVLSGATIRRNGEKVDLRELRSGDYLQANLVGQDKKAYGVAATSESLWGKIVFASAKDRLIYFTDQFQRLHRCELKPDAVLQRWDMPVDLTAIPIDAWGWMTLGSDNKIQALRIIESAAPRMALVQQYDKRKKEIVTAKNERIPLFSLTAVTKQGLPVPAELIASGATIQWSPIAEPASAGAHYAGAVTVAGTGKPSNEPQITLSTSLIPVDQQLFILGKTNGTDIWIYPSLGNEKIHVPVLANGEYAWWTVPSPGESGYQIVATSAGGQVIGRYMTIPKRNGGELKDLSGHWAEKSLTHLWRRGIIRGYPDRTFRPDEPIDRQELRLLYGRLFGGDETSAAESGFWMQPGVVTGKQLLQFVQEKRARMGFPDRFSDGSQVEESESLKSDEPATRALAAVLLDELIRKIDRYKQMESGQ
- a CDS encoding WecB/TagA/CpsF family glycosyltransferase, which codes for MGQMNGIEGNRSIETANILETVNILGTPVHRLTMAGAIQEIERRIKSGGRHQIVTANPEILYSAHHDPSIRQLLSEASLVTADGIGVVWAASILGKPVAERVTGIDLMADLLARAAKQGWPCFFYGGKPGRKEASPEEERSVAEEAARRLCDRFPGLQIAGTAHGYISASEQAALHLQIDAAKPRLLFVGLGAPRQEQWIRDFFRATTLNDIVAIGIGGSLDVFSGRVQRAPQWCQQWHLEWLYRLVKEPARWKRQLNLPRFVWAVLRQGKR
- the csaB gene encoding polysaccharide pyruvyl transferase CsaB — its product is MATIVLSGYFGYDNAGDEALLKAMIETLQRLRPDVHIVVLSGKPAFTRRLHQVEAVHRYNPFSVITALLRADLVISGGGSLLQDVTGVLTIPYYLLVIALARLFRRKVMFYAQGIGPVRRAFGQRLIRMVANKAHLITLRDFASQERLRQWGVNAPPIVVTADPVFSLYNRQGSRRAAETGRKQAVFCLRRWPDFAELESSVLAVAEYLLTRGWRVSFLPMHRTEDTPYSIELASRLQHPSVQVIQHHADFQESIDIIGASDLVIGVRLHALIFATMQGVPVVGIAYDPKVRDMMNEMKRPAFGDGTPLNPDTLMVEVERILDDYDGERKRARLWAEQMSERSEKTARMALQLLEGREIIHSVEATKPWGK